The Desulfobacterales bacterium genome includes a window with the following:
- a CDS encoding sigma-54 dependent transcriptional regulator encodes MPHDILIVDDEINSLKVLAAALKSSEVRADTARSGEEALDLLKQKKYDLIISDFKMGGMSGERLLEKTKTIFPEMPFILLTAYGTIELAVNAMRKGAYTYLTKPVDLNLLESMVNDILQHRAPFTDDTVPGAYQFLNIIGKAPAMQEIFSLIRRVGKTDANILILGESGTGKELVARAIHYSSLRADKPFFPIDCTTIPPELMESELFGYEKGAFTGASERKLGLIELARGGTTFFDEIGDLDFALQKKLLRFLQEKEIRRIGGKDRVRADVRVLSATNSNIDEAVANDDFRADLYYRLNVITIHVPPLRDRAEDIPLLAQHYLDHFRRKNKKAIREIDPEVIKIFRNYDWPGNVRELENVMERAVILCPYDTINPECLPGKMKLQQNWEVPEIREYNLPEIEERTIVKALEKTAWNQSRAAQLLGISRKRLRTKMKNLGLL; translated from the coding sequence ATGCCACATGACATTCTTATTGTCGATGACGAGATAAACTCCCTCAAGGTCCTGGCCGCGGCCCTGAAGAGCAGCGAGGTCCGGGCCGACACCGCCCGGTCCGGCGAGGAGGCCCTGGACCTGCTCAAGCAAAAAAAATACGACCTGATCATCTCTGACTTCAAGATGGGCGGGATGAGCGGCGAGCGGTTGCTGGAGAAAACCAAGACCATCTTCCCGGAGATGCCGTTTATTCTCCTCACCGCCTACGGGACCATTGAACTGGCGGTAAACGCCATGCGCAAGGGCGCCTACACCTATCTTACCAAGCCGGTCGATCTGAACCTCCTTGAGTCCATGGTCAATGACATCCTCCAGCACCGGGCCCCCTTTACGGATGACACGGTGCCGGGCGCATATCAATTCCTGAACATCATCGGCAAGGCTCCGGCGATGCAGGAGATCTTCTCGTTGATCCGCCGGGTCGGCAAGACCGACGCCAACATCCTTATTCTCGGCGAATCAGGCACGGGCAAGGAACTGGTCGCCCGGGCAATCCATTATTCATCCCTGCGGGCCGACAAGCCGTTCTTTCCCATCGACTGCACCACCATCCCGCCGGAACTGATGGAGAGCGAATTGTTCGGCTATGAAAAAGGCGCTTTCACCGGGGCGAGCGAGCGCAAGCTGGGACTGATCGAACTGGCCCGGGGCGGGACCACCTTTTTTGATGAAATCGGTGATCTCGACTTTGCCCTGCAGAAGAAACTGCTGCGCTTTCTGCAGGAAAAGGAGATCCGGCGGATCGGTGGCAAGGACAGGGTGCGGGCCGATGTAAGGGTACTCTCCGCCACCAACAGCAATATTGATGAAGCAGTTGCCAATGATGATTTCCGGGCGGACCTTTACTACCGGTTGAATGTAATAACCATCCATGTCCCTCCCCTGCGGGACCGGGCCGAGGATATCCCCCTGCTGGCCCAACATTACCTGGACCATTTCCGCAGGAAAAACAAAAAGGCCATCCGGGAGATCGACCCGGAGGTAATAAAAATATTCCGGAATTATGACTGGCCGGGCAATGTACGCGAGCTTGAAAACGTCATGGAGCGGGCGGTGATCCTCTGCCCCTACGACACGATCAATCCCGAATGTCTGCCCGGCAAGATGAAATTACAACAAAACTGGGAGGTTCCGGAAATCAGGGAATACAATCTGCCGGAAATAGAAGAACGGACCATTGTCAAGGCCCTTGAAAAAACAGCCTGGAACCAGTCCAGGGCCGCGCAACTGCTGGGAATCAGCCGCAAACGGTTGCGCACCAAGATGAAGAACCTCGGCCTGCTCTGA
- a CDS encoding ATP-binding protein, translated as MTWQEMPAGKHLMLSYHTGEEFLIALICFIIACRAFSTSKTSAPQISPEKSSRIFLVGAGFTILGCSSAIHALIHAVHLDQNLLYQTLVGYCFGLFIIILAISVENPGKKKILPLLYIPLLALLHPGIYERFPVFGEFRPLVWIMVAYLSGVACMLYIGTFYRMRSRRFLVSAAGHLIICMGAIFLFFPAPIGSSIWLHGHIMRPVGFLVLLFSMSRRELLKMEGSLLYRALASFSFLAAIPLLSFGTFVFYDNISPITIIGRRLMIFLLLLITLISALFFGLGMIIRLIRPILQLKKSVNDLAGAGLSTRIPVHSSDEIGELSGAFNDMLTRLGNAINEQERMCRLAATGELAATLAHEIKNPLNAIGGAATYIEKNVKGSHTREFVAVIASEVSRINKLTTTLLSFARPVTPDLKPTDLNRIVEESLALLKEESSDRRVSLQADLAADAPLVDCDRNQIKQVLLNLILNGFDSVGVNGRVRVKTRRRNSGVCLIVEDNGCGIPEDIIADIFNPFFTTKTRGTGLGLAISKKIVQEHGGDLTVSSTPGEGSIFTLVFQERNRIDAT; from the coding sequence ATGACTTGGCAAGAAATGCCGGCCGGGAAACATCTCATGTTGTCGTATCATACCGGTGAAGAGTTCCTTATCGCGCTGATCTGCTTTATTATCGCCTGCCGGGCCTTTTCCACTTCAAAAACCAGCGCCCCGCAGATCAGCCCGGAAAAAAGCAGCCGGATCTTCCTGGTCGGGGCCGGATTCACAATCCTGGGGTGCAGCAGCGCCATCCATGCCCTGATCCATGCCGTTCACCTGGACCAGAACCTGCTCTACCAGACCCTGGTGGGATATTGCTTCGGACTGTTTATCATTATCCTCGCCATCTCGGTTGAGAATCCCGGCAAGAAAAAAATATTGCCGCTGCTCTACATTCCCCTGCTCGCCCTGCTCCATCCCGGAATATATGAAAGGTTCCCGGTGTTCGGCGAATTCCGGCCCCTGGTCTGGATCATGGTGGCCTATCTCTCCGGGGTTGCCTGCATGCTCTACATCGGCACCTTCTACCGGATGAGGAGCCGACGCTTCCTTGTCTCGGCGGCCGGCCACCTGATCATCTGCATGGGCGCCATCTTCCTGTTTTTTCCCGCGCCCATCGGTTCCAGCATCTGGCTGCACGGCCACATAATGCGGCCGGTGGGCTTTCTCGTCCTGCTGTTCAGCATGAGCCGGCGGGAACTCCTTAAAATGGAGGGTTCCCTGCTCTACCGGGCCCTGGCGTCCTTTTCCTTTCTGGCCGCCATCCCCCTGCTCAGCTTCGGGACCTTTGTTTTCTATGACAACATCTCGCCGATTACCATCATCGGCCGCCGGCTGATGATCTTTCTCCTGCTCCTGATCACCCTGATCTCGGCCCTCTTTTTCGGGCTGGGGATGATCATCAGGCTGATCCGGCCGATCCTGCAGCTGAAAAAATCGGTGAACGACCTGGCCGGGGCCGGCCTGAGCACCCGGATCCCGGTCCACAGCAGCGATGAAATCGGCGAGCTTTCCGGGGCCTTCAACGACATGCTGACCAGGCTCGGCAACGCCATAAACGAACAGGAGAGGATGTGCCGGCTGGCCGCCACCGGGGAACTGGCCGCCACCCTGGCCCATGAAATAAAGAACCCGCTCAACGCCATCGGCGGGGCGGCGACCTATATTGAAAAAAACGTCAAGGGCAGCCACACCAGGGAGTTTGTTGCCGTTATTGCCAGCGAGGTCTCCCGGATCAACAAGTTGACCACCACCCTGCTCAGTTTTGCCCGGCCGGTCACCCCGGACCTGAAGCCCACCGATCTCAACCGGATTGTCGAGGAGTCCCTGGCCCTGCTCAAGGAGGAATCATCGGACCGGCGGGTTTCACTCCAGGCCGACCTTGCGGCGGATGCGCCCCTGGTTGACTGCGACCGCAACCAGATCAAGCAGGTGCTGTTGAACCTTATTCTCAATGGTTTTGATTCAGTGGGCGTCAATGGCCGGGTGCGGGTGAAAACCCGGCGGAGGAACAGCGGGGTTTGTCTTATTGTCGAAGACAACGGCTGCGGCATCCCAGAGGATATCATCGCCGATATCTTCAACCCGTTCTTCACCACCAAGACCCGCGGCACCGGGCTCGGCCTGGCAATTTCCAAAAAAATCGTCCAGGAACACGGCGGCGACCTGACCGTATCGAGTACCCCGGGTGAGGGCAGCATCTTCACCCTTGTCTTTCAAGAAAGGAACCGGATTGATGCCACATGA
- a CDS encoding type II secretion system GspH family protein, protein MGSKIDGKRGFTLLEFIVVLLVGGIMTAMVFPYFGKTMSESSTPIFQVQNTFGLAGVLENVTAEYNSSDKSSTALASLQNKINNGSFNQGDFSVTAEFITVDSSNGNEPLTLKVTAADQVSNEQLWVLFTEQ, encoded by the coding sequence ATGGGTTCAAAGATTGACGGAAAAAGGGGCTTCACCCTGCTGGAATTCATTGTGGTCCTGCTGGTCGGCGGAATTATGACCGCCATGGTGTTCCCCTATTTCGGCAAGACCATGTCCGAAAGTTCGACCCCGATCTTCCAGGTCCAGAACACCTTTGGTCTTGCCGGGGTCCTGGAAAACGTCACTGCCGAATACAACAGCTCCGACAAATCATCGACCGCCCTCGCCAGCCTGCAAAACAAGATCAACAACGGTTCGTTCAATCAGGGTGATTTCAGCGTAACGGCGGAGTTCATCACCGTGGACAGCAGCAACGGCAACGAGCCCCTTACCCTGAAGGTGACGGCTGCCGACCAGGTAAGCAACGAGCAGTTGTGGGTGCTTTTCACCGAACAATAA